In a genomic window of Methanocella sp.:
- a CDS encoding glycosyltransferase family 2 protein has protein sequence MEPAVFIILLNWNGKEDTLACLGSLQRLDYPSYRILVADNGSMDGSVEAIRSAFPGVRVVENGANLGFAGGNNIAIRQALQDGADYVLLLNNDTEADPGFLSRLVEAAESDPNIGIAGSKIYYYSEPKRLWYAGGSVNLWKGDTHHIGENQLDGGQYDEAKDTDYVSGCAMLIKRQVIEDIGLLDERMFLYYEDSDYCMRARQQGYRVVYIPSSIVWHKVSGTTGKIKDLQLFYGTRNMLLFEKRNAGLPKLLVFLPYYFGKFIAYNAVVALVQGQTARARVILKAAYEGLVR, from the coding sequence ATGGAACCAGCTGTCTTTATCATCCTGCTCAACTGGAATGGCAAGGAAGATACGCTTGCCTGTCTCGGGTCTTTGCAGCGGCTAGACTACCCCTCGTACCGCATCCTCGTTGCCGATAACGGCTCGATGGACGGCTCTGTGGAGGCCATCCGGTCAGCATTCCCTGGCGTTCGGGTCGTCGAGAATGGCGCCAACCTGGGCTTCGCCGGCGGTAACAACATAGCCATCCGGCAAGCCTTGCAGGATGGGGCCGACTATGTCCTTTTGTTGAACAACGACACCGAGGCGGACCCCGGGTTCCTGTCACGACTGGTCGAAGCTGCGGAATCCGACCCGAACATCGGCATCGCCGGCTCTAAGATCTACTATTATAGCGAGCCAAAGCGCCTCTGGTATGCCGGGGGCAGTGTCAACCTCTGGAAAGGCGACACGCATCATATCGGCGAGAACCAGCTCGACGGCGGCCAGTATGACGAGGCGAAGGATACGGATTACGTCTCGGGATGCGCCATGCTCATTAAACGCCAGGTTATCGAAGACATCGGCCTGCTGGACGAGAGGATGTTCCTGTATTACGAGGACAGCGACTACTGCATGCGGGCTCGCCAGCAGGGGTACCGCGTCGTTTATATCCCCTCGTCGATCGTGTGGCATAAGGTGTCGGGCACGACGGGAAAGATCAAAGACCTACAGCTCTTTTATGGCACGCGCAATATGCTCCTCTTTGAAAAACGGAATGCAGGGCTGCCAAAGCTGCTCGTGTTCCTGCCGTATTATTTCGGTAAGTTCATCGCATACAATGCCGTGGTCGCCCTCGTTCAGGGCCAGACTGCCAGGGCAAGAGTCATCCTGAAAGCGGCCTACGAGGGGCTCGTCCGGTAA
- a CDS encoding glycosyltransferase encodes MQPLERPPVSVYVPCYNAERYIEKCIQAILAQTYKADEIIIVDDGCTDGTVDIASKYPVKIVHHGKNKGLAAGRNTGFRSARNEFVAGLDADCIPQPDWLEKIMGRFTDERVAGVGGKLLEKNRDTMPDRWRSSHMVQNWGDKEAFNPNFLFGADNVYRKSCIEKAGFFNEKYRTNYEDVDIGEKLKAKGYTLIYTPDAVVWHLRTDNTRSLLRACWNWNYSNWPLTTKNVLYIFSTSPLKAVRMAAVDLALERDVRFALFDIRQGLYCMWRVLKAVSER; translated from the coding sequence ATGCAGCCCCTGGAGAGACCACCTGTTTCTGTTTACGTCCCCTGCTATAATGCCGAGCGGTATATCGAAAAATGCATTCAGGCCATTCTCGCCCAGACCTACAAGGCTGACGAAATTATCATTGTGGATGACGGCTGTACGGACGGGACAGTCGATATCGCATCGAAATACCCCGTGAAGATCGTACATCACGGTAAAAATAAGGGCCTTGCTGCGGGCAGGAACACGGGGTTCAGGAGCGCCAGGAACGAGTTCGTGGCCGGGCTCGATGCCGATTGTATCCCTCAGCCGGACTGGCTGGAAAAGATCATGGGGCGTTTCACCGACGAGCGCGTGGCTGGAGTCGGCGGGAAGCTGCTCGAGAAGAACCGGGACACAATGCCTGACCGGTGGCGGTCTTCTCACATGGTACAGAACTGGGGGGATAAAGAGGCCTTTAACCCTAATTTTCTTTTTGGGGCGGATAACGTTTACAGAAAATCATGCATTGAAAAGGCGGGGTTCTTCAATGAAAAATACAGGACGAACTATGAGGACGTGGACATCGGCGAGAAGTTAAAGGCAAAAGGCTATACGCTGATATATACCCCCGACGCCGTCGTCTGGCATCTGCGCACCGATAACACCCGGTCTCTGCTGAGGGCGTGCTGGAATTGGAACTATTCCAACTGGCCCCTTACAACGAAGAACGTCCTTTACATTTTTAGCACGTCGCCGCTAAAAGCCGTAAGGATGGCCGCAGTGGATCTGGCCCTGGAAAGGGACGTGCGGTTCGCGCTATTCGACATCCGCCAGGGACTATACTGTATGTGGAGAGTATTAAAAGCAGTATCGGAGCGTTAA
- a CDS encoding NAD-dependent epimerase/dehydratase family protein, whose amino-acid sequence MKTVLITGSAGLIGSEAVRFFTAKGFKAVGIDNNMRKVFFGEEASTEWSEKRLESEVPGYEHYSEDIRDAPAMERIVKKYADDIELVIHTAAQPSHDWAAKDPFTDFTVNANGTLTMLETTRRYCPDAVFIFTSTNKVYGDMPNTLPLIEQETRWEVDPSHPFAEHGIDESMSIDHSKHSLFGASKVAADVMVQEYGRYFGMKTACFRGGCLTGPGHSPTKLHGFLAYLMKCTMTGEPYTILGYKGKQVRDNIHSYDLVNAFWEFYKHPRSGEVYNMGGSRHSNCSMVEAIGMCERITGKKLNYTYQDTNRIGDHIWYVSDVRKFRSHYPGWEYKYDIKGILEDIYSRASYSNVDGNCA is encoded by the coding sequence ATGAAAACTGTGCTAATAACGGGCTCGGCCGGCCTGATCGGTTCGGAAGCCGTGAGATTTTTTACGGCAAAGGGCTTTAAGGCCGTAGGCATCGACAACAACATGAGAAAGGTGTTCTTCGGCGAAGAGGCCTCCACGGAATGGAGCGAGAAGAGGCTGGAATCGGAGGTCCCGGGTTACGAGCATTATAGCGAGGACATAAGGGATGCGCCCGCCATGGAGCGTATAGTGAAGAAGTACGCGGACGACATAGAGCTCGTCATCCATACGGCGGCCCAGCCGTCGCACGACTGGGCGGCGAAGGACCCGTTCACAGATTTTACCGTCAACGCTAACGGCACGCTGACTATGCTGGAGACGACAAGGAGATATTGTCCCGATGCCGTATTCATATTCACTTCGACGAACAAGGTTTATGGTGATATGCCCAATACGCTCCCCTTGATCGAGCAGGAGACGCGGTGGGAGGTGGACCCGTCGCACCCTTTTGCCGAGCACGGCATCGACGAGTCGATGAGTATTGACCACAGCAAGCACAGCCTTTTCGGGGCCTCCAAGGTGGCCGCGGACGTAATGGTACAGGAGTACGGACGGTATTTTGGCATGAAGACTGCATGTTTCAGGGGCGGATGCCTGACCGGGCCGGGGCACTCCCCTACGAAGCTCCACGGCTTCCTGGCCTACCTGATGAAGTGTACCATGACCGGTGAGCCGTACACCATACTTGGATATAAGGGCAAGCAGGTCCGCGATAACATTCACAGCTATGACCTGGTCAATGCATTCTGGGAGTTCTATAAACATCCGAGAAGCGGGGAAGTGTACAACATGGGCGGCAGCCGGCATTCGAACTGTTCCATGGTCGAGGCCATCGGGATGTGCGAGCGTATCACGGGTAAAAAGCTCAACTATACTTACCAGGATACGAACCGTATCGGGGACCATATATGGTATGTCAGCGACGTGAGGAAGTTCAGGTCGCACTACCCGGGATGGGAATATAAGTACGATATAAAGGGGATACTCGAGGACATCTACAGTCGAGCCAGTTATTCGAACGTTGATGGGAACTGCGCGTGA
- a CDS encoding flippase, translating into MSDAMTVAKNAIYLTIAQAILVVTGIISMKLTTTGLQSTGYGLFGYATSLNTIICSFMDLGLGTLASREVSRDKSQAHRYLSNFLLIRLVFAVIVLAGIYTAAYIGLIPVEARYVVFIVALSVIFNILTGLFVGIFQAYERMEYISAQTAITSVLTMLAAALMSYFNLDVVGYSLLYCLAYLAVLVYCIAVCARKFTMPGLEFDAGFWKDSIAESLPFGITYVFGVIYYQFATIVLQYTHSWRDVGIFKAPFNLFMTVLFVPQVLTTALFPVMSRYFITSRGSFKKAFDKFLKYIIIISIPMGVGTTILADKIMYTLSNAQYTDSIFVLQILIWAAVFLFICSVYISLMNSSNKQRTTMMISFTCLVLNVALCILLIPTYSYMGAAVAITVTEFIELAIYIIVSIKHDYGPSKASVAVVAKAAAASALMGCFLIYFRAENLLLLVAVGVALYFLALYILKTFDREDIDIIRQIIGSRIKTVQERR; encoded by the coding sequence ATGAGCGATGCAATGACGGTTGCGAAGAATGCTATTTATCTCACCATTGCGCAGGCCATTTTGGTAGTCACCGGCATCATAAGCATGAAGCTCACGACGACAGGCCTCCAGTCGACCGGATACGGGCTGTTCGGCTACGCCACCTCTCTAAATACGATCATCTGCTCGTTTATGGACCTCGGGCTTGGAACGCTTGCCTCCCGCGAGGTGTCGCGTGACAAGTCTCAGGCGCACAGGTACCTCTCGAATTTTTTACTGATCCGGCTGGTCTTCGCCGTGATCGTGCTTGCGGGCATCTATACTGCCGCATACATCGGGCTCATCCCCGTCGAGGCTCGCTATGTCGTATTCATCGTTGCGCTTTCGGTAATTTTTAATATTCTGACCGGCCTGTTCGTGGGAATATTCCAGGCGTACGAGCGGATGGAGTATATATCCGCCCAGACGGCGATAACGAGCGTTCTGACCATGCTCGCGGCGGCCCTGATGTCGTACTTCAATCTGGACGTCGTCGGGTACTCCCTGCTATATTGTCTGGCATACCTGGCCGTTCTGGTCTATTGTATCGCCGTCTGCGCCAGGAAATTTACTATGCCCGGGCTGGAGTTCGACGCAGGTTTCTGGAAGGACTCCATAGCCGAGTCACTTCCCTTTGGCATTACTTACGTGTTCGGCGTCATATATTACCAGTTCGCCACGATCGTGCTCCAGTACACGCACTCATGGAGGGACGTAGGCATTTTCAAGGCGCCGTTTAACCTGTTCATGACAGTCCTCTTCGTTCCCCAGGTGCTTACCACTGCTTTGTTCCCTGTAATGTCGAGGTATTTCATAACGTCCCGGGGCTCGTTCAAGAAGGCCTTCGACAAATTTTTAAAATATATTATCATCATCTCAATACCGATGGGGGTGGGCACAACAATCCTTGCGGATAAGATCATGTATACATTGTCGAATGCCCAGTATACGGACTCCATATTCGTCCTTCAGATATTGATATGGGCTGCAGTTTTCCTGTTTATCTGTAGCGTATATATTTCATTGATGAACTCATCGAATAAACAGCGGACGACTATGATGATATCTTTCACCTGTCTGGTGCTGAATGTGGCGCTTTGTATTCTGTTGATCCCCACATATAGCTACATGGGAGCGGCTGTGGCTATAACGGTCACGGAGTTTATCGAGCTCGCCATATATATCATCGTCAGCATCAAACACGATTACGGCCCCTCGAAGGCCTCCGTCGCTGTCGTAGCTAAGGCTGCGGCCGCGAGCGCGCTGATGGGATGCTTCCTGATTTACTTCCGCGCCGAAAACCTGCTTCTTCTCGTCGCCGTTGGGGTCGCCCTGTACTTTTTAGCCCTGTATATTCTGAAAACGTTCGACAGAGAAGATATCGATATTATAAGACAGATTATCGGTTCCAGGATAAAGACCGTACAGGAGAGGAGATGA
- a CDS encoding NAD-dependent epimerase/dehydratase family protein, translated as MDILVTGGAGFVGSNLAIAFKNDTGGRVVAMDNLKRRGSELNIGRLRKNGVEFIHGDIRNKEDFEPVGKVDTVVECSAEPSVMAGIGSSPDYLINTNLMGTVNCLEFARKRASTFLFLSTSRVYPVETINSLNVRETETRFELLDDQPVRGASSRGISEEFPLDGARTLYGATKLCSELLIREYVNTYGLKAVVNRCGLITGPWQMGKVDQGVIVLWVARHHYGMPLSYIGYGGKGKQVRDMIDVRDLYRLLRIQLAQIDDHSGAVYNVGGGPERSLSLCELTALCEKYTGRRIPISGVPENRPGDIITYITDNAKVTGKTGWKPEISSERTIRDIAEWVEENSESLKPILT; from the coding sequence ATGGACATACTTGTCACGGGAGGCGCGGGATTTGTGGGCTCCAACCTGGCTATCGCCTTCAAGAACGATACCGGCGGCCGGGTGGTGGCGATGGACAATCTCAAGCGCAGGGGCTCCGAGCTGAATATCGGACGCCTCAGGAAGAACGGTGTGGAGTTCATACACGGCGATATCCGGAATAAGGAGGACTTTGAGCCCGTCGGTAAAGTGGATACCGTGGTCGAGTGCTCGGCAGAGCCTTCGGTGATGGCGGGCATAGGCTCTTCTCCCGACTACCTCATCAACACGAACCTCATGGGCACGGTAAACTGCCTGGAGTTCGCGCGCAAGCGCGCGTCGACGTTCCTGTTCCTCTCGACCAGCCGTGTATATCCCGTTGAGACCATCAATAGCCTGAATGTCAGGGAAACGGAGACACGGTTCGAGCTGCTCGACGACCAGCCTGTAAGGGGCGCATCGTCCAGGGGCATCAGTGAGGAGTTCCCGCTGGACGGCGCCCGGACGCTGTACGGCGCTACGAAGCTGTGCTCGGAGCTCCTGATCAGGGAGTACGTAAACACTTACGGCCTGAAGGCGGTCGTCAACCGCTGCGGCCTGATCACGGGCCCGTGGCAGATGGGCAAAGTAGACCAGGGCGTTATTGTGCTCTGGGTAGCCAGACACCACTACGGGATGCCTCTCTCGTATATCGGGTATGGCGGCAAGGGCAAGCAGGTCAGGGATATGATCGATGTGAGAGACCTGTACCGCCTTCTCCGCATACAGCTGGCGCAGATCGATGACCATAGCGGTGCCGTCTATAACGTGGGAGGGGGCCCCGAGAGATCGCTGTCGCTTTGCGAGCTTACAGCTCTTTGCGAGAAGTATACGGGCCGGCGTATACCGATCTCCGGCGTTCCCGAGAACCGGCCCGGCGATATCATAACCTATATAACGGATAACGCCAAAGTTACCGGAAAGACCGGCTGGAAGCCGGAAATAAGTTCAGAGCGCACAATACGGGATATTGCTGAATGGGTAGAGGAGAACTCTGAGAGCCTGAAGCCCATTCTCACTTAG
- a CDS encoding glycosyltransferase family 1 protein: protein MDTAIVTTRMLEKDAIGNFTMASAAALRKLGKVSVYTFSYERPPVDGVEVRLLGNRNGHGIDTNLQALLATRRLAHELSKYDVLLVVNPDLGSMPAYHLAVRYNPNLKIMWTFHGLTPAPYMDTAKDRFLEGVRQWAYIRSMRRSGLVQVFSRSMKNEVTRWGVSQSKIAVMPLGVDLRRMANGNGRRVRDKYGIGDRFLLLYVGRLVNFKHADELVMAVSKVPSAALAIVGGGPERENLEKLAGQLSLDGRIFLAGMVPDGELPDYYAACDAWTTASRHEGFCVPVIEAMAAGKPCIVPELAAMPETAGDAGLTYPSGDIEGMAKKIRTLMDDKALYGRLAASAKARAPSFDTSAVMERYVRMVEDFYRTSPS, encoded by the coding sequence ATGGATACGGCGATCGTCACGACCAGGATGCTCGAGAAGGACGCCATCGGCAACTTCACCATGGCCTCGGCGGCGGCTTTGCGAAAGCTCGGGAAAGTTTCCGTGTATACATTCTCCTACGAGCGACCCCCGGTGGACGGCGTGGAAGTGCGCCTTCTCGGGAACCGCAACGGCCACGGCATCGATACGAACCTCCAGGCGCTACTGGCCACTCGCAGGCTGGCCCACGAGCTCTCGAAGTATGATGTCCTATTAGTAGTCAACCCCGACCTGGGCTCGATGCCCGCCTATCACCTGGCTGTGCGATATAACCCTAACCTGAAGATAATGTGGACGTTCCATGGCCTGACGCCTGCGCCTTATATGGATACGGCAAAAGACCGGTTTTTAGAGGGAGTCCGCCAGTGGGCCTATATCCGGTCCATGAGGCGCTCCGGGCTCGTCCAGGTGTTCAGCCGCTCTATGAAAAACGAGGTTACGCGCTGGGGCGTCAGCCAGTCGAAGATCGCCGTCATGCCCCTGGGCGTGGACCTGAGGCGGATGGCCAATGGTAACGGCCGGCGCGTCAGGGATAAGTACGGCATCGGCGACCGTTTTTTATTGCTTTACGTCGGCCGCCTGGTGAATTTCAAGCACGCCGACGAGCTCGTCATGGCAGTCTCGAAAGTGCCGAGCGCGGCGCTCGCCATCGTAGGCGGGGGGCCAGAGCGCGAAAACCTCGAGAAGCTCGCCGGACAATTAAGCCTCGACGGCCGGATTTTCCTCGCCGGGATGGTGCCCGACGGCGAGCTGCCGGACTACTACGCGGCCTGCGATGCCTGGACTACGGCCAGCAGGCACGAGGGTTTCTGTGTCCCGGTCATAGAGGCTATGGCGGCCGGTAAGCCGTGCATCGTGCCCGAGCTGGCGGCCATGCCGGAGACGGCCGGAGACGCGGGGCTGACATACCCGTCCGGCGATATAGAAGGGATGGCAAAAAAGATCAGGACGCTCATGGACGATAAGGCACTATACGGGCGGCTCGCCGCAAGCGCAAAGGCCCGGGCCCCGTCCTTCGATACGTCCGCGGTCATGGAGCGCTACGTGCGGATGGTCGAGGACTTTTACCGGACGAGCCCCTCGTAG
- a CDS encoding glycosyltransferase, translating to MTKICIVGPSKKFLSGISYYTIRLANSLAEDYSVSVVCFRNLLPKFMFPGSRHVGKDLASLDYSDNVSVFNGMDYNNPLTWYRAYKFLKKERPDIVILQWWTSSVAHMHLLISLISSAIGAKVIIEFHEVVDPLEESILPIRIYSRFMGRLLVRRAALYVTHSESDKKLVVSKYHIPEEKVQVIPHGLYDQYRHVPQAEARKKLGLDGEYVILTFGLIRPYKGIPNLIKAFGDLPAEMASRSRLLIAGEIWEDREAVTQAIASSPYRDRITLVDSYIPDDAIPLYFNSADVVALPYLRASQSGVAHIAMAFGKPIVVSRVGGLEESMADYAGTRFVPPGDTAAISDALMRLYAEKPGPYEPPKRGWDSVGEKYGAVISMLR from the coding sequence ATGACGAAAATATGTATAGTAGGGCCATCGAAAAAATTCCTCAGCGGCATCAGCTATTATACGATCCGGCTGGCCAACTCCCTGGCCGAGGACTATAGCGTGTCGGTCGTCTGCTTCCGGAATTTGTTGCCGAAGTTCATGTTCCCGGGGAGCAGGCACGTGGGAAAGGACCTCGCGAGCCTGGATTATAGCGATAATGTATCTGTTTTTAATGGCATGGACTACAACAATCCGCTCACCTGGTACCGGGCGTATAAGTTCTTGAAAAAGGAGCGCCCGGACATCGTCATCCTTCAGTGGTGGACCTCGTCCGTGGCGCACATGCACCTGCTCATCAGCCTGATCAGCTCTGCTATCGGGGCAAAGGTCATCATCGAGTTCCACGAGGTGGTGGACCCCCTGGAGGAGTCCATCCTGCCCATCCGGATCTACTCGCGCTTCATGGGCCGGCTTCTGGTGAGGCGGGCTGCCCTCTACGTGACCCACTCGGAGTCGGACAAAAAGCTCGTCGTCTCTAAGTACCACATACCAGAAGAAAAAGTCCAGGTAATACCCCATGGCCTCTACGACCAGTACCGGCACGTGCCACAGGCCGAGGCACGGAAAAAGCTGGGGCTGGACGGCGAGTACGTTATTTTGACTTTCGGGCTCATCCGGCCTTACAAGGGGATCCCAAACCTAATCAAGGCTTTTGGAGATCTGCCCGCGGAAATGGCGAGCCGGTCACGGCTGCTCATTGCGGGCGAGATCTGGGAGGACCGGGAGGCCGTCACGCAGGCCATAGCCTCGAGCCCGTACCGGGACCGCATCACGCTGGTGGACTCGTACATCCCCGACGACGCCATACCCCTGTACTTCAACTCGGCCGACGTCGTCGCGCTGCCCTATTTAAGGGCCTCGCAGAGCGGCGTGGCGCACATCGCCATGGCCTTCGGCAAGCCCATCGTCGTTTCCAGGGTAGGAGGCCTCGAGGAGTCTATGGCCGATTATGCGGGCACGCGCTTCGTGCCCCCCGGTGACACGGCAGCGATCAGTGACGCCCTGATGCGGCTGTATGCCGAAAAGCCGGGGCCCTATGAGCCCCCCAAGCGTGGTTGGGACTCCGTCGGGGAAAAATACGGGGCCGTTATCTCAATGCTCAGGTAG
- a CDS encoding B12-binding domain-containing radical SAM protein, giving the protein MKVFLGNAPWKKGNRLGIRAGSRWPFTVESTGKVPGYLPFPFFLAYAAAVLEKNGIEVSLVDGIAEGIDTAAFINRIKQFGADLVLLETSTPSLSVDLSTAREIKEACGCLVALSGPHVSALFADVMKNDFIDFILYGEYEYTLLDLAEHLSKNKSLDDVKGLVYRKGAEVKVNERRPLIENLDELPWPARHFLPMYNYNDEFAGMKKPNTQIWASRGCPYGCIFCLWPKVMYGSRKYRVRDPKKVVDEMEWLIGEYKFNSIYFDDDTFNIGKDRIITLAHEIKARGINVPWSIMASSTPMDRDMLVAMKDAGLVSLKYGVESGDQAIIDGIHKGLNLEKLKAMVKETKALGINVHLTFTFGLPGETWDSVRKTIDFALTQDPDSLQFSICTPFPGTEYFDLADGKGFISTKDWDMYDGGCNAIIRTEHMTSAELTEAYKLANETWERHVLGRRLRRDPLGSAFRGMAHPVRSARQLAGLLIK; this is encoded by the coding sequence ATGAAGGTCTTCTTAGGGAATGCCCCCTGGAAAAAGGGAAACAGGCTAGGTATTCGAGCCGGGTCGCGATGGCCGTTCACGGTCGAGTCCACCGGTAAGGTCCCGGGCTATCTGCCTTTCCCATTCTTCCTGGCCTACGCGGCGGCCGTGCTCGAGAAAAACGGCATCGAGGTAAGCCTCGTGGACGGTATCGCGGAGGGCATCGATACGGCCGCTTTCATCAACCGGATAAAGCAGTTCGGCGCCGACCTCGTGCTGCTCGAAACGTCCACGCCATCGCTATCCGTGGACCTGAGCACGGCCCGGGAGATCAAAGAAGCCTGTGGCTGTCTCGTCGCCCTGAGCGGACCCCATGTCAGCGCCTTGTTCGCCGACGTGATGAAGAACGACTTTATCGATTTCATCCTCTACGGCGAGTACGAGTATACGCTGCTGGACCTGGCGGAGCACCTGTCGAAGAATAAAAGTCTCGATGACGTAAAAGGCCTGGTGTACCGTAAGGGCGCCGAGGTCAAAGTGAACGAGCGCCGGCCGCTCATCGAGAACCTGGACGAGCTGCCGTGGCCCGCCCGGCATTTCCTGCCGATGTATAACTATAACGACGAGTTCGCGGGCATGAAAAAGCCCAACACGCAGATCTGGGCCAGCCGGGGCTGCCCGTACGGGTGCATCTTTTGCCTCTGGCCGAAGGTGATGTACGGCTCCCGGAAGTACCGGGTCCGCGACCCGAAAAAGGTCGTTGACGAGATGGAATGGCTCATCGGCGAGTACAAGTTTAATTCCATCTATTTCGACGATGACACTTTCAACATCGGGAAGGACCGCATCATCACGCTCGCCCATGAGATTAAAGCCCGGGGAATCAACGTCCCGTGGTCAATTATGGCGAGCTCGACGCCGATGGATCGTGACATGCTGGTGGCTATGAAGGACGCCGGCCTGGTCTCGCTAAAATACGGCGTCGAATCGGGCGACCAGGCGATCATCGATGGCATTCACAAGGGGCTGAACCTCGAGAAGCTCAAGGCCATGGTGAAAGAGACCAAGGCGCTGGGCATAAACGTCCATCTCACTTTCACATTCGGCCTGCCCGGGGAGACGTGGGACTCCGTACGGAAGACGATAGACTTCGCGCTGACCCAGGACCCCGACTCGCTGCAGTTCTCCATCTGCACGCCGTTCCCCGGGACGGAATACTTTGACCTGGCCGACGGCAAGGGCTTCATCTCGACGAAGGACTGGGACATGTACGACGGCGGGTGCAACGCCATCATCCGGACGGAGCACATGACCAGCGCGGAACTGACCGAGGCGTATAAACTGGCGAACGAGACCTGGGAAAGGCATGTTCTCGGCCGGAGGCTCCGGAGGGACCCCCTGGGGTCGGCTTTCCGGGGCATGGCGCACCCGGTAAGATCGGCACGGCAACTGGCCGGCCTCCTGATAAAATAA
- a CDS encoding glycosyltransferase family 4 protein, translating to MRIAQVCPRYRPYIGGVETHVEELSKRLLRMGHEVTVLSTDPSGRLPKSEAIDGVNAVRFPAFAPGDAYYLSPGLHSYMKKAEFDVVHAHGYHAFPALSAAASKAPKFVFTPHYHGRGHTPLRNLLLKPYAYFGKRIFEMADRVICVSEFEKSLVCRDFKCDGKAVVIPNGVNKAEFKGLEPFPKGLKVILYVGRLEEYKGVQYAIRAMPFLPFYRLLVIGKGPYKEALVNEAVSYGVKDKVGFMADQSRADLLRWYATADVFVMLSTAEAYGITVAEALTAGVPCIVARGSALSEFVGDSCKGVDVPIAGERLAEYVQEAQFNGMPKNVLDWDEVASRVAKVYGE from the coding sequence ATGAGAATTGCACAGGTATGCCCGCGATACAGGCCTTACATCGGCGGCGTCGAGACGCACGTGGAGGAATTAAGCAAACGGCTATTGCGCATGGGCCATGAGGTCACGGTACTTTCGACCGACCCCTCGGGCCGGCTGCCGAAGAGCGAGGCGATCGACGGCGTTAATGCCGTACGGTTTCCGGCATTCGCCCCTGGCGACGCCTATTACCTGTCGCCCGGGCTTCACTCATACATGAAAAAGGCGGAGTTCGACGTTGTGCACGCGCACGGCTACCATGCATTCCCTGCACTGTCCGCCGCAGCGTCGAAGGCCCCGAAGTTCGTTTTCACCCCCCATTATCATGGCAGGGGCCACACGCCCCTCAGGAACCTGTTATTAAAGCCCTACGCCTATTTCGGAAAGCGCATCTTCGAGATGGCGGACCGCGTCATCTGCGTCTCCGAATTTGAGAAAAGCCTCGTCTGCCGGGACTTTAAATGCGACGGCAAAGCAGTCGTCATCCCTAACGGCGTCAACAAGGCCGAGTTCAAGGGCCTGGAGCCCTTCCCCAAGGGCCTCAAAGTAATATTATACGTGGGCCGGCTGGAGGAGTATAAGGGCGTCCAGTACGCCATCCGGGCCATGCCGTTCCTTCCTTTTTATAGGCTGCTCGTCATAGGCAAAGGGCCGTACAAAGAAGCCTTGGTGAATGAGGCCGTCAGTTACGGCGTAAAGGACAAGGTGGGCTTCATGGCGGACCAGTCGCGGGCTGATCTACTGAGGTGGTACGCCACGGCGGACGTGTTCGTCATGCTGTCCACGGCCGAGGCGTACGGGATAACGGTCGCCGAGGCGCTCACGGCTGGCGTGCCCTGCATTGTCGCGAGGGGCTCCGCTCTTTCCGAGTTCGTTGGGGATTCCTGTAAAGGAGTAGACGTGCCCATCGCCGGCGAGAGGCTCGCCGAGTACGTCCAGGAAGCGCAGTTCAACGGGATGCCGAAGAACGTTCTCGATTGGGACGAGGTCGCAAGCCGAGTAGCGAAAGTGTACGGGGAATAG